A portion of the Thermosediminibacter oceani DSM 16646 genome contains these proteins:
- a CDS encoding glycerol dehydrogenase → MTRAIIGPGKYVQGNGVLKDIKEHTMKLGRSFFIIASENGIKRTKPVIEESFAGEKVELVFEPFNGECSENEIERLKGLAEKNNSQVIVGIGGGKVLDTAKAIAYFLKLPVVVVPTVASTDAPCSALSVIYTDEGVFSKYLILPRNPDVVMVDTGFIVKAPARLLAAGMGDALATYFEARACFRSNATTLAGGKSTKAAMALAELCYRTLLEDGLKAKLAVENNACTLAVENIVEANTYLSGIGFESGGLAAAHAIHNGFTVLEECHHMYHGEKVAFGTIVQLVLENSPMEELEEVVGFCLDVGLPVTLEDLGIKEVKEADIRKVAEASCAEGETIHNMPFKVTPEDVYNAILGADALGRTLKNQYIR, encoded by the coding sequence GTGACAAGAGCAATTATAGGTCCCGGTAAATACGTTCAGGGAAACGGGGTTTTGAAAGATATTAAGGAACATACCATGAAACTGGGCCGCTCATTTTTCATAATCGCCAGCGAAAATGGCATTAAAAGGACAAAGCCCGTGATAGAGGAAAGTTTTGCCGGGGAGAAAGTGGAACTGGTATTTGAACCCTTTAATGGTGAATGTTCCGAAAATGAAATTGAAAGGCTTAAAGGTCTCGCCGAAAAAAATAATTCCCAGGTTATAGTGGGAATCGGAGGCGGAAAAGTTCTTGATACCGCTAAAGCCATAGCCTATTTTCTCAAGCTGCCGGTTGTGGTAGTTCCAACAGTAGCGTCCACGGACGCCCCGTGCAGTGCGCTTTCGGTAATATATACTGACGAAGGCGTATTCAGTAAGTATCTGATCCTGCCGCGAAATCCCGACGTGGTTATGGTGGATACGGGATTTATAGTCAAAGCTCCGGCTAGGTTGCTGGCAGCCGGAATGGGTGATGCTCTCGCCACATACTTTGAGGCAAGGGCGTGCTTCAGGTCCAACGCTACAACTCTGGCCGGCGGTAAAAGCACCAAAGCTGCGATGGCCCTCGCTGAACTGTGCTACAGGACTTTGCTGGAGGATGGCTTGAAGGCGAAGCTGGCCGTGGAGAACAACGCGTGCACTTTGGCTGTCGAAAACATTGTGGAGGCAAATACCTACCTGAGCGGCATAGGTTTCGAGAGCGGGGGACTTGCTGCCGCCCATGCCATCCATAACGGTTTTACGGTTCTCGAAGAGTGCCACCACATGTATCACGGCGAAAAAGTAGCATTTGGCACCATTGTGCAGCTGGTGCTCGAAAACAGCCCGATGGAAGAACTGGAAGAAGTGGTTGGTTTTTGCCTGGATGTAGGGCTCCCCGTCACTCTGGAGGACCTGGGAATCAAGGAAGTAAAAGAGGCGGATATAAGAAAGGTCGCGGAAGCCTCCTGCGCCGAAGGCGAAACCATCCACAACATGCCTTTTAAAGTGACGCCGGAGGATGTATATAACGCCATATTGGGCGCCGACGCTCTTGGCAGAACTTTAAAGAATCAATATATAAGATAG
- a CDS encoding IS3 family transposase, whose product MFYLIRVTIFGICRLKRAKGDDYEEYIDYYNTKRYQKRLKCMTPMEYRNYPAGIQHKESTNHF is encoded by the coding sequence ATTTTTTACCTTATTCGGGTTACTATTTTCGGTATATGCAGGCTAAAAAGAGCAAAAGGCGATGACTATGAGGAATACATAGATTACTACAATACAAAAAGATACCAGAAACGTTTAAAATGCATGACGCCAATGGAGTATCGCAACTATCCTGCCGGTATACAGCATAAAGAAAGCACCAACCATTTTTGA